One part of the Gossypium raimondii isolate GPD5lz chromosome 1, ASM2569854v1, whole genome shotgun sequence genome encodes these proteins:
- the LOC105787284 gene encoding non-specific lipid-transfer protein 4 encodes MALSLKPYCLVVLFLFSISLNALVSDVGAAGECGRTPIRSAAASLSPCLGAARNARAKVPPACCAKVGALLRTSPRCLCAILLSPLAKQAGIMPGIAIAIPKKCYIRNRQAGKKCGRYTVP; translated from the exons ATGGCTTTGAGCTTGAAACCTTATTGTCtggttgttttgtttttgttttcgaTAAGTTTGAATGCATTGGTCAGTGATGTAGGTGCAGCAGGAGAGTGCGGGAGGACCCCAATCAGGTCGGCTGCAGCAAGCTTAAGCCCATGCCTGGGAGCGGCTCGGAATGCAAGGGCTAAAGTTCCTCCAGCTTGCTGCGCCAAGGTGGGTGCCTTACTCAGGACTTCTCCGAGGTGCCTTTGTGCTATTTTGCTATCACCATTGGCAAAGCAGGCCGGGATCATGCCTGGGATTGCTATTGCCATTCCCAAAAAATGCTATATTAGGAACAGGCAAGCTGGCAAAAAATGTGGAA GGTATACAGTCCCATAA